The window CAGCTGATGCTGAATTTAAAACACCTGAAGAATTTGATATGGCTTTAATAAAAGCATTTGAAGAAGCTAATCCAGGTATTAAAGTTGAATATCAAAAAATTGATTTTACAGATGGACCAGCAAAACTTGAAACAGCTATTCAATCTAAATCAACTCCAGATGTTGTTATTGATGCACCAGGAAGAATAATAGACTGGGCTAAAAAAGGATACTTAGTTCCTTTTGATGTAGATACTTCAGTTTATTCTAAATCTATGTTATCAGCTTCAAGCTATGACGGTAAATTATACCTACATCCATTAGGAACAGCACCATTTGTTATGGCATTTAATAAAGTTATAACTGATAAATTAGGTGTTACTGATATGTTACCATTAAACAAACCAGGAAGAAACTGGACAGTTGCTGAATTTGAAGCATTATTAACAGCTATTAAAGAAAAAGCACCAAAAATAGATCCTATTCTTTTATACACTAAATCACAAGCTGGGGACCAAGGTCCAAGAGCATTTGTTTCTAACTTATTTGATTCATGGATTACAAATAAAGAAATAACTAAATATACTATTAATGATGAAAATGGAGTTAAGAGTTTAGAATGGATTAAACAAGCTTATGATAAAGGGTTATTAGGAAAAGGAGTTTCATCAGAAGCTAAAGATGCTTTAGAAGCATTTAGAAGTGGAAATGCAGCAGGTACAATTCTTTATTCACCAGGATTAAAAGGTGGAAAAGCAGATTTAGATGCTATTAAAGCAGGTAAATTAGAACCAGTATATGTTTCTTTCCCTAATGAAAGTGGACAAGCTAAATTTGAATTCCTATTAGCTGGAGCAGCAATATTTGATAATGAAGACATGGCAAGAAGTGAAGCAGCTAAGAAATTCGTTGATTTTATAGCTAATGATTCAGTATGGGGAGAAAGATCACTTAAAGC of the Streptobacillus ratti genome contains:
- a CDS encoding ABC transporter substrate-binding protein, whose translation is MNKKIKMLAATAALALTAFACNAKSEPKTEGPVTIKYWSFPNFTADAEFKTPEEFDMALIKAFEEANPGIKVEYQKIDFTDGPAKLETAIQSKSTPDVVIDAPGRIIDWAKKGYLVPFDVDTSVYSKSMLSASSYDGKLYLHPLGTAPFVMAFNKVITDKLGVTDMLPLNKPGRNWTVAEFEALLTAIKEKAPKIDPILLYTKSQAGDQGPRAFVSNLFDSWITNKEITKYTINDENGVKSLEWIKQAYDKGLLGKGVSSEAKDALEAFRSGNAAGTILYSPGLKGGKADLDAIKAGKLEPVYVSFPNESGQAKFEFLLAGAAIFDNEDMARSEAAKKFVDFIANDSVWGERSLKATRNFSPVGKTGLYDDDAETKFIESQSANFGPYYNTIDGYAQMRPLWFNMVQSVLNGQVSPKEALDKFVENANKTIEDAK